Genomic DNA from Perognathus longimembris pacificus isolate PPM17 chromosome 6, ASM2315922v1, whole genome shotgun sequence:
GGTTGCAGTATTCATCATCAGGGACCAGTGCAGAGGAGAGGCTGGAATGGCAAGGAGGAGCACCGTGTAGTGGGCCTGGGGGGACCTGAAGAGTTCTGACTCCTGggcagtggaaggaagggcatttgGGACGTAGAAAGATGAGTGAGTGCTGGGTGTCATTGCTTAGGCCTatgatctgagctactcaggacccagcccaggtagcaaagaCCAGGAGACACTGATCTCTTTAACAAGATTTGGAAGATGTAGTGGTGCTGAGGCCCCCACGGAGCCCTGAGGAGCTCTGGCCTCCCAAGAGCTGTTGTGCTCCTGTCAGGGGACAGCAGCGTGGTTGTTGCAGCACCTTGACAGTCGCAGGCAGGAGTGTTACCCGGTGCCTGtgtccagcacaaaaaaaaatgggaagactaCTGCCCAGGCCAGCCAGAGACAGACTAGACAGAGCTCACCAACAGGGAGCTAGAAAGCTAACAGCGCAAGGACGAATAAAATGCAAACTGTTATATAAAGTTAAAGCATTCAGGAGAGCAAAGCAGATTGTTTAAGGATCTAAGCGTGCGCAGGGAAATGACGAACTCCTACTGAGAATAGTTGTCAAGGTCAGCTTtcgagaagggaggggaggggtggaatgCATTCGATGTGGGTGTGGTCTTAACTGCATTTGCCCTACTTTATTTCTCAGTGAAGACGTTATTCTTTGTGTATTGTATTTTATGTCCAACATGATATTGGATAGATGTGGggttctttctttatcttttttttttttccttttaaatgagtTAATCTCAAGATGATACAGAATGGACGAGTAGAGCAGAGAGCAGACTCTGGCAGGAATTAAGGCTGGGGTTACTTTAAATACAGCTGAGGCCCTGCCGAAGCTTGGGGCTGCACTTGGCTCCCTTAATGGTGAAACGTGGTCCCATGTGGTAATAAAGACGCTTTGccctaaaaataaatacatacatacatacatacagctgagggtgctgggaatgtggcctagtggtaagagagcttgcttcacatacatgaaaccctgggttcaattccccagcaccacatatacagaaaacggccagaagtggcactgtggctcaagtggcagagtgctagccttgagcaaaaagaagccagggacagtgctcaggccctgaggccaagtcccaggactggcaaaacaaaaaagaaaggagagaaaaaaatacagctgAGGTAGGAATAGCTGACACAATGACTGACAAACTAGAGACTGAGCcactgtaggatttttttttttttttttttttttttttggccagtcctggggcttggactcagggtctgagcactgtccctggcttctttttgctcaaggctagcactctgccacttgagccacagcgccacttctggccgttttctgtatatgtggtgctggggaatcgaacccagggcctcatgtatacgaggcaagctctcttgccactaggccatatccccagccccaggattttttttttaaataatacttttacttatttatttattatcagtcatggggcttaaactcaggacccaaGCActttccatggcttctttttgctcaaggctactagcattctaccacttgagccacagtgccacttcctgccttttctgtatatgtggtgctgaggaattgaacccagggtttcatgcataggaggcaagcactctttccactaggccatattcccagcccggatttttttttttttttttaaaggttcttAATGCTTAGAGTCCTAGGCAAAACTTCATTGTACCTATAGGTGGCAGAGATGTTACAATGCAGATGTTTAATGGGAATGGAGTCAAGGGTCACCATCATCTCAGGGAAAAGGAACAGCTTACTTTTTGCTAGATTTCTTAATTCCACCGTGGCCAGGGACCCTTCCTTGCAGCCTTGGCTTTCAGTTCCCCAAGTTTCTTCTGCTCCTCTTTCTGTGTCTGCTTGAAGGCCTTGTCCTCAACCATCTCCGTGGCCTGCTTTTTGTGATGCTTTAGGGGCTTCTTGCCACCTTTGCGGCCGGACACGATGCCAGCTACACCTTCTTCCAGATTCTTGttatcttttttgctggtcctggggcttgaactcagggcctgggtatttttgtgctcaaggctagcgctttagtacttgaggcacagccctgctcctggcttttttggtggttaattagagataatagtttcatggattttccttcccaagctgactttgaactatgatcctcagatctcagcctcctaagtagctaggattacaggtgaaagctACTGGTTCCTGACTAGATCAATGTTTGAGGACTGACGAGAAGGAATGTGGAAATTAGGAGCTAGGAAGGCAGGTGTGTGCCAGGGTAGGTGTAGACCAGACAACTGTCTGGTCTAACGCCCAGATGCCCGGCTAGCAAAGCTGTAGGTTGTTGGCTTTCTGCTCACCATTGGTGTCTGTGCCGCAGGCCCTATGTATTCCTGCCCACCCCAGCCATCTCTGCCCTGCAACCCATGTCCGAAGGTATGTCCTCAGGGGAATTGTTTGCTGCTGGGTTGAATTGGCTTTGGGGAAAAGAATGTATCCTTATACAAGGTGCTGGCTGCAGGCCACACCAGCCCCTTTGGTCTTGTGATTGCTTGAAGTCCCCAGCCTCGTGTGGCTCCCTTCAATGCCTACATGTTTGTGGGGACGTTTGTGTGATGCTCTCCAGGTCCGAGAGGGCAGAGCCGGGCGGTCCATGCCCGCAGCTTGCTCCCTGAGGACCGCCGGGGGCCTCAGCCCTCTTGCTCTGGTCTGCTGTAGCACCAGGACTGCCGCAACCACAGGCATAAGCCCACTCCAGAGGCGGCCAGCGGGCAGTGGGCAGGGAGTGCCTCCTCTGCGCCCTTTACATCGGTGCCTAGagcccggggccggcgggggtggggcggaCGGGAGCCCAGCAGGGCAGCGCGCGCAACCGCTGTGGCCCTCCCGCTCCAGTGCACATAAACTGGAGCAGTCAAACATCTCCTAACATGTCAGATTGTGGATGGGTTTTCACAAGATGGTTAGACTGCAGGGGACTTGCGTGTCTTTTGATAATGTTCTGTGTTGTCTGCACTTTTGGCAGTGCACGCATATTGGCTTAATAAGCAGGGAAGCACTGTTATTTCGAAAAGACATGTTACCTGAGTGAAAGCAGTGATTTGCTTTTCTCCGTCGGTGTAGTGTCTCCAGCAGGCCCCACCTGCTCCCTGCTCGTCCTTTGACCCGGCCTGTGGACCTGGCCCTGCGCTGTGGGGCTGGCCACGTCATTTCACGCGTGTCTTCTCTTTGGACAGGCCGGGGAGGCGCATCTATCTACGGCAAACAGTTTGAGGATGAGCTCCACCCAGACCTGAAGTTCACCGGTAAGTGGGGTCGGCTGGCCGGGCGGCAGGGAGGGGGGATTTGAGAGCTCGCCCTTCTGGCTGTGAGTCAAGGCGAGCGCCCAACACCGTGGCACGATGCCAGGTAGCTGCCCTGCCATGGCGCCACCGAGAACCCTGGCAGACGGAGGACGCAGAGCCTCTGAAGAGCGCTCAGCAGCTCCAAGTGCCGGCATGAGTGCTCTACACCACTGCTTTTGAGTGGCAGAAACTAAAGAGCGTCGAAAGCTCACCAGAATCCCGAGGCCCTGCTGGGGCTCCTGGGGGGATCGGTCATAGCCAGCAGGGGCTGAAGCTGAGGAGTGAGTGGGAATGGGGGGCCAGGCCGTCAGAGCTGTGCTTGGTGGCCCCCGGACGAGGGCACCCTGAGGaagaaggggtctggggcggcaGTGCTGACAGCAGCCAGAAGTGCCCTGGCCTCTTGCACCCTGGGGGCTGCGTCGTCACCCTGTGAGCACTGGCAGCATTCGTACTCATTCCTCGTTTTCCTTTCTCCCAGGAGCTGGAATTCTCGCCATGGCCAATGCAGGCCCAGATACCAATGGCAGCCAGTTCTTTGTGACCCTTGCCCCCACCCAGTGGCTCGATGGCAAACACACTATCTTTGGCCGAGTGTGCCAGGGTATAGGAATGGTGAATCGAGTGGGCATGGTGGAGACAAACTCCCAGGACCGGCCTGTGGACGACGTGAAGATCATTAAGGCCTACCCCTCCGGATAGCCTTGCGACTCCTTGTGGGCACCCCCAGAGCCACAAGGCGGCCCCAGCAGCCGCTTCCAGGGGCCCAGAGGACCTGTAACTCTGAACTCCGTTTTGGCCAGGCATCTGGAGCTATGCAAGCCTCGGGTTTGGGGTGAGTTAGTGAAGGAGGCGACTTTATGGCACACTTCCCTTCTCCGGGGGCTCTGGCTGACAGGACATTTGCAGAAATGCTGTGTTTATCCACTGCCTCCTGCTCGCCACTGCAGCCTCGCAGTTCTCCATCTCCTTCATCTTCCTGCCGCGTCTGCGCTGACACACTTGGAACAAAATGAAGCTGGCTGGGTCAGATTACAGTTCTCAACAAACTTGTTCCTGGGAGATTTATATTCTGGCCCGCACTGCAGTCTGGTGGCTGACTGCCGCCGAATTCCAAAGCAAGTTGTGTGTCAGGCTTCTGAACTGTGCACCCCTGTTTCAAGTCCCTTGTTGGTTTTCCCAGGGACCATGTGTTTCTTCCTAAGGCCCTACCAGCACTGCTGTTGTCCACACTCAAGCAGCCCACGCGACGCTACCCTGAAACATGGGAAGGTGTCAAGTGGGGGCGCTGACGTGTGGTGATGGGGATGGGTGAGAGGAAGTCTCTCCCTTCCCAAGGGAGGCACTGCTTAGGCGTTTTAACCAAGAGTGGGGAAATTGGAGGGTTTTATACATTACTTTTTATATCTATTTCTGGATTTAGGGACTATAGAAGTGAAGAAGTTAATGTCTATGTAATACATAGaaacttccaaaataaaatgCCATTAATGATTGAAATTACTGCTGTCTAAATACTATATGATgaaccctctcctctctcttttctctgtcctctctttctctggcagtcctggggtttgaacttgcctTTGCTTTCTACAAGTAGAATGGCAAGGTTTCACATTACTTTGTGGGTCTCCAGAAGAATCCCCCATTCAGGACCAAAGAAGTTTCCTGATGTCCCTCAGTGTTCATGAGGGAGAGGTGAGCAGAGAGAACCTGCGGTAGATGTGCTGTTGCCCTTGCTTCCATCCTGGTCACTGTCAGTTTGGGAAATGCTTGCTTTTTGAAATGACCAGTCGCTCAACACTCTACTGTACTCTCCTCAGCTTTGAACTTGGTGATGGTCCTAACCACATAGTGCCGTGGTCTCATCCCTGCCTATTCCAAAGGTGAGCGGCTGGCCTCTGCTCACCTCCGTCCCCCTGCTCTGACCTCCGGTGAGCTGTGTCTTCTGTGCGTCTTCCCTGCACCTGTGCAATGCTTTGAGCTCACTGCCAGATGCATAGAGTGCAATGCTCTATCTGTTGGCAGAACGAGCTGTATCCCAGGCCCGGGCTCTGGCTCTTCCACTCAGCCCTCTGGAAGGCCTCAgctgctttatttttaaactgtgtcCAGGATATGTCAAAATAGCTTTTCTAACACCAGACACCCAGATCCTCTAAGCCAGTCTGGCCCTCGCCAGGACTGGGTTTGGCTCTGCGCAGTACCCGGGAGAAGAGGTGCAGAAAGCACAGTTGTTCCTGTTGGGAGCCAGTTATCTGCAGAATGGGCTATTACTTTTATGTAAATAATGACAGAATGTTCAAGAAGCTAGACAGATAGGAGCAGAATGCATGGGAAGAAAATAGGGCAGGGTCTCCCTCTTAAGGTTGGCCGGGACCTGAGGAATTGTTCTGAACTGCTGAGTAATGTGAAAGCCCTGCCTGAAACAGGTGGCTAGCTGTTGGTGAAGTTTGTGCACTGAATGTGAGGCCTTGGTGTGACCCTGGGGAGTCATCTGACCTCTGAAATTTGGTGTCATTTGCCAAGCCAAGACTTGAGCCAAACCCTTTTAGCCCTAAGCCTGAATCTGGGTCAATCTGAGAAAGTTCCATTAGCTGCCAAATTCCCATTTCTCATGCTGTTTTGCACGTGTGCCACTAGAGGCCACTGCGAACACAGTTTAGCCTTGCAGCGTCTTCAGCAGGCACAGGCCTGCCAACGCCTTGCAGCGTTTTACTAAACCTTGCCTGCCGCCCCTTCGAACGGAAAGCCAGCGACTGCTCAGCTTGTGAGAGACTGGGATTGGGATGTTAGCCTGGCACAGAAGGAGCCTGTGGAAACTGGCGGCCTAGCTGAGTAACCCTGTTCTCTGTCTAGCAGACCAGGTGGAGGAGAAGCCCTCCGTGTGGTAAGGTTGGCAGAAACCTTGAGCCCAGGGCCTAGTTCCGCATCACGCCTTGTCCCAAGGAGCCAGCTTCCTCCTGAACACCTAACGCCCCTCCCTGTGGCTGAGCTCATTGGCTCAGTGGTAATTTGGAGCCTCCCTCGCAGCCAGCACTAGCTGCGCCAGAGGGACGCTTAGAAGAAAGCAGTCATTGTCCCTTTCGTATGGTCTAAGGATGCTCTTGTTTCTTGAAGTCGGCTGTAGGGCCTAAGCTTGGGGCCTGGtcgctgtcgctgagctcttttgctcaaggctagcactctcactttgagccacagctccacttcaggtttttaatgattaactggagataggagcctcaagGCCGTGGGcctttctgcctgtgctgacttcgaactgaaatcctcaggtctcagcctcctgggtaggattacaggtgggaaccacTGGCTCATTCCCCCTCATCAACCTCTGAGGCTGGTATTGTTAAGCGTGTTTCTGGGAATGACCAAGGGCAGGAAGGACCGAGTCTGGTAAGGATGAAGGCAAGGAGTTACAGTCTTGGGGCCTGCATGAGCAAGACTTGAACTTGATGATTTCTGGTCTTAAATCGAGCTGTTTCTCTGACATCCCCACCTTTGATACACAGAGGGAAGATGACAAAAAATAACCTGGTACATGTAGGGCGGGAGTTCGTGCCTTGGTGTGCCTGGTAGACTGGAGTGTCCACCCTGGCCGCCCTCCCAGGGGACCCTGGGGCAGTCTGGATGGGGCCTGGGAGGCCTAAGGGAGGAGCTGGCGGGGCGccggggccctccctccctcatcagCGTGTTTATTGAGTCCTAACTCTATTAGCCTCACCACTCAGCCCTGCCGGGAGCAATCCCTCCTCACTCTCCGCCACTCCATTAAGAGCTGCAGCTGGGGGACCCTGTTCTGGTGGAGCGGAATAGAACCACTCTCCGCTGCCTCTGACACTGACGTGGGCCCCTAAAGGAAGGGAACCCACGGTGGACAGGATGTGTTCCCAGCTGCCCCTCTCTCTGCCGGAGGTGGAGTAGGGCCGGGACTGGGGTTGGGGGACTTAACCTGGAGTGGGGCTGTGAGGGTCCCAGGTTCGAGTCCCAGCTCTGCAGCCCCAGGCGGGAGGGCTGGTGAAGTCCCTTGAGGGTTTCCTTGCCTTTCTCTGCAGGGCCTTGCTGATGTCCGAGCTGCCCTCTCTGCCCCCTGCTGGGGACGGCCAcgcctgggtgggtgggtgggtggggaagcTGGAGAGCGTTCTGCCCTCTGTACTGGGCAAGCGTCCCGCCGCTCAGCTGCACCTCAGCCCTGCCGCCTTCGATGTCTAGGGGGACCTGCGGGGATAGCGGGCAGAGCACCCCTCCTTTGCCCCAGGCAGACAAGCTGCTGTCAGCAGCAGCTCCCCAGGAACCCAACACCCGAGCCTGGCCAGCAGGCTGATAGAATTATCTGAGAACTTGGAACAAACACTTCCCACAATCAGGCCAGCTGTTCTTAGCCAGAGGTGGAGGAGGCTGTGTGATGAACTCCTCTCCCAGGCTGGCCCAGAGCTAATAAAGCCAGGGAAATCACGGCAGGCTTCCGGAGCCGCGCATGCGTCCGGGGCCAGGGCCTCGGAGACCTTGGCTTCCGCACAACGCGGCCTCCTGGCATTTTGCGCACGTTTCTGTTACCTCCGCAGCCAGGCAAGCAAATACAGGCTGCTTGGCATGAAAATCAATTTAGAGTTAAAAGAAAAAGGGTATTTCATTCTTAGGGGATACAGCCGGGGGGATACCGAGGAGAAGGGGTACTGGGGATCAGGGCTGGGGTGGATCAATGGTCCCCTTTCCCTCCTACACGCCCACCtgccggagggagggagggagggaggccacaGGCCTTTCAGTAACTAGGTcaggggagagggcggggctcTAGGAATGGATTGGTGAAGGGGTCCCTGGGTGAAAATCTAGCTGCTATCCATGTTCCAGCCAGACAGGAAGGTGTGATGTAGGGGTGAGGGGCCGAGGGCAGTTCCTGGCAGGGCTGACTCTCCCCTTAAACTGATCAAATGGGAAGACTCATCGCCCATTTCCGAAGATGCTCAAACCAGGGGAAAACGGGCTTGTACGGAGCGGGGGCTGAGCGCAGCCTGGCTGCTTGCCGGGAGTGCGGGGTTACATGAAATGAACTTGGCGGCAGGGCCCTTGCCTAGTGTGTACAAACGTTCCATCCCCAGCCTGCAAacagtgcggggggtgggggaccctgaaatctgaggacctgaAGTTCGCAAttcacagccagccagggcaggtaaatctgtgagactctttaacctccaattaactagagaaaaagccagaagcggagctgtggctcacgtggcagaatgctagccttgatcagaaaaaacCAAGACACAATGTGAGGCTTGGAGTTtcagccccagtcccagcacgccaaaagagaaggaagaaagacaaggggagggagggagggttagGAGGTGCCCCTACGCAGATACCCGAGGGACCCGGGGTACCCGATTCCAGGCttcaggaagggcaggcaccaaGGCCCAGCAGAGcagtggaggggagaggaagaggcggGAGTGGGGTCACCCGGGCAGGCTGGGGACACGCAAGTAACAGGAAGTCTTGTTAGCACCTGGGGAGATGAGAGCCAGCGAGGGTTCGGCACTGAGGGACCCATCTAGACTGGCTGTAAGCAGACCCCGGGTCATGCTGAAGGGGGCTGGCCTGGGGGGCCCTAGGGGCCAGGGAAGGCTGCTGAGCTGCCAGGAGGGCCCTGGCTCCCCTCTGTCCCCCCACACCTGAACCCagccagaggtgtgtgtgtgtgtgtgtgtgtgtgtgtgtgtgtgtgtgcacacgctggggcttgaactcacgtccTCGTGCTTTTGCTGgactcttgctcatggctggtactctgtcATGTGGTCCACACCTCCCTTTTCTGGAGTGGCTGTGGCTAGTAGCTTCTTGCCTCTTCCCATACCCCAACATGGCGTCTCCCCTTGAGACTGGGCCTCACTGCTCCTGGGCATCTGACTTTGCTGGTACTAAGGCAGCTTCTCATGGAGGGGAACATTCAGGTGACCTTCatttccagcccccctcccccccagcttttCCATAAAccaagagcatctgcctagccagTCTCGGGTCAGGCCCCCTCTGGTATTTCTGTTAATGGGTGGAATCAGACCCCGcggtctcccctccctcttcacgGCTATGATGGTTTCCGGTTACTGTCCCCCCCTTTGGCCTCGGTGCTGCGTTCCACGTACAACGGTGCAGGGTGTTGACTGCATCAGAACACCCCGGTAAGGGGACGGTGGAGCCTCAGCTCCTCGCCACACTGCTTCCCAAGCCACATGCCCTGCCTGACTGCAGGGGGGTCGGAGGGGAGCTCTCCCTTCTACTCAGAGTGGACGCCTTTTTCTAGTTTGTTCTAGCGTGCGGTACGGGCAGCCCGTGCTCCTCTCCTGCTTCAACTCTCTTCCACACACCCCTTCCAGGGCGGACGCGAGGGCAGCGTTTCCTCcgcagggagaggaagaggaggaaggggcggggcggggagagcAGCTGCTGCTTCTGTGAGGGAGCTGCCCCCGAGCCCCCGCGCCTTCCCTCTCCTTATCAATGCTGGGAGTCGCTTCTGGAAATTGCTCTGCTATCATTAACACCAAGGATTAGGTCAGATGGGAGCGCGTTTGCAGTCTTGGATGGTGGAGGCAGAGTGCTGACGCTGGTTATTTCCGGTCTTCCGAGCATGGCCCACTCCGTGCTCACAGTTGCTAATCAGAGGGACGAGTGGCGGTTACGTGGTGGGTGGGCCAAGGTGAAGGTTGGCTCTTATCTGGCTGCCAGGCCCAGACAGCCTGTCTGCAGCCCCTGCTGGGCCGCCCAGGGGCTTGCAGGTGACCCTGCAGTTGCTGGCACTCCCCTGTCAGACAGATAACTGACCTGAGGGCAGTGCCCAAGAGagggtgatgtgtgtgtgcgtgtgtgtgtgtgtgtgtgtgtgtgtgtgtgtgtgtactggtactggggcttgaactcagggcctgggcactgtccctgagcttttatgctcagggccagtgctctaccattcttgccacatctccacttccagctcttgggtggttaactgtagataagagtctgatggactttcccaggttggctttgaactgatggtcctcctagctcagcctcctgggtagctaggattgcaggtgtgaatacCAGATTTGaaccacaaacttttttttttttctttcctattggtcatggggcttgaattcagggcctgagtgctgtccctgagcttttcctttaagtttagtgctctaccactttgagccacagttccacttctggttttctggtggttcattggagataaagagtctcacagactttcctgtctgggctggctttgaactgtgaattctcagatctcagcctcctgaccaggcAGGATTAcggatgtgagtcaccagtgtctggctgaacTACAAACTTTTAAATGGTGATTTTATGGAACATGAATAATACCTTTAAAAAAGCACAACtaagaactgggaatgtggcttaatggtaaagtgcttgtctagcatgcatgaagccctgggttcgatttctcagcaccacataaacagaaaaagccaaaagtggcgctatggctcaagtggtagagtgctagccttgagcaaaaagaagccagggacagagttcaggccctgagttcaagccccaggactggccaaaaaaataaaaataaagcacaacTAAGAGTAGTATCTGGCCAGTTCTTTGAAAAGAACATAGTGGTGATTATTATTAGCAAAGTAGCTGTAACACCTGACAAGACACATAGCAAGTGCTTATTAGCAAACATGGACTGAATGCAGAACCCCTACAATTGAGCAGTCTGGGTCAGGTACAGGGAGGAAGGGGCCATGGAGACTCGAATCCAGCTCCTCAGGAGAAGCAACCAGTGGGAGGGCCTAGCATGGTGCTTGTAATCCCTGCTTCAAGGGAGGCAGGAGAATTATGGCCCAATGCCTCGCTGGCAGTAAGCACCAGAGcctacaaaaaataagtaaagcaagaaGGGTTGGGGTGTAgccaaagtggtagggtgcctgcctaAGCCATACAAAGCCCTAAAATCAAACTTCAATGctgccaccccccaaaaaataaatttttgtacAGTTTTGTTAGGTGTCACTAACAATTTCATCCTAAGAAAACACACAAACCTCTGGAATGGAAAGTTTACATCATGCTTTGCTGTTCTGTTTTACTACTACACAGAATAATCATCTTAGAAACACGTGGAAAACGTTGTTTTCCAACATGTGGTTCAAGCTGCATGTCGTGGTTTAGACTGGACTCTGCTGtgaatttaaaaatgataaaacgtaaaaataatagtaaaaccaCAGAAAAGGAGTCTGACTCGTTCTTTGTGGAGGAAGAGCCTCACTCCCAAACCCCACGGTGAGGCCTCCAGCCCCTGCTCCGTCCACAGTGTCTCCTCGCACCTTGGGGAACTGGGGTGCCTTTGCCCTTTGCTGGGGGCCCCCGGTTGGCAGAACCGAATCCACCCGATCCGAAGGATCCGGGCCACAGGGAAACAGTCCCAGGAGTGTGACCTGTATGTGTGCAGGCACACAGGCGCGAGCCtgggactaggacttgaactcagggcctggcacgtgtgttttctctgctcaaggctagtgccctaccactcgagccactgcTCCAGCGCTGGCCTTGATGGTCACCCAGAGGCTCGCAGGTGTGAGCGCCGCCCGTGCCCAGCAGAATCCCGTCTTCGGGTTTGTTTTCCACTCTAGCTGTGTCTGATGGATTGCAAAGTGCTTCCAAACAGAATGCGGGGGCTGCCCCGTGTCGGGTGCCTCCTGAGACTTCAGGCCTCCCGGGGGGCGCAGCGGGCACTGCGGGCGGTGGGCACTGAGGGGCGGGTGGAGTCGAGTCTACCTGCGCGGCCGCCCAGCTCGGGGTCCGGCCTGGAGCCCCAGGGGTCGCCCagcctgtggggaggggggaagctggCAGCCTCTGGaggacatgggggagggggaggggaaggagggggggagggaggggaggaggagggcgctgTGTGTTTTGGGTGGCCGTGACCCCGCGACCTGGGCCCCAAAGCCCTGGGGGGCGAcccggcgcccccctccccgtcGCCGGGGT
This window encodes:
- the Ppil1 gene encoding peptidyl-prolyl cis-trans isomerase-like 1, producing the protein MAAVPPDTWQPPTVYLETSMGIIVLELYWKHAPKTCKNFAELARRGYYNGTKFHRIIKDFMIQGGDPTGTGRGGASIYGKQFEDELHPDLKFTGAGILAMANAGPDTNGSQFFVTLAPTQWLDGKHTIFGRVCQGIGMVNRVGMVETNSQDRPVDDVKIIKAYPSG